In Halosegnis marinus, one genomic interval encodes:
- a CDS encoding ferredoxin produces MADEPIDPSDIGEADAPPVEEAPYKLVFEANKCIAAGKCAEVSANWEMDLSTGIAKPLTYFFDESELDHNLRAAEVCPAKKDRGVIHVVDRRTNEEIAPDPEGDGTLSVDW; encoded by the coding sequence ATGGCCGACGAGCCCATCGACCCGAGCGACATCGGCGAGGCGGACGCCCCGCCGGTCGAGGAGGCGCCCTACAAGCTGGTGTTCGAGGCGAACAAGTGCATCGCGGCGGGCAAGTGTGCCGAGGTCTCCGCGAACTGGGAGATGGACCTCTCGACGGGCATCGCGAAGCCGCTCACGTACTTCTTCGACGAGTCGGAACTCGACCACAACCTCCGCGCGGCGGAGGTCTGCCCCGCGAAGAAGGACCGCGGCGTCATCCACGTCGTGGACCGGCGGACGAACGAGGAGATAGCCCCCGACCCCGAGGGGGACGGCACGCTCTCCGTGGACTGGTAG